From one Acidibrevibacterium fodinaquatile genomic stretch:
- a CDS encoding chromate transporter, producing the protein MTLVLALFLTFAALSPLAFGGGNTILPEMQRQVVSVHHWLASRDFIALYALAQAAPGPNMLVATLIGWRVAGLGGALAATIGLCLPSSLLTFTIAGLWWRFREARWRHWVQAALVPVTVGLVGAGAAVIAAGTARGPLAALITALVTVATLMTRFNPLWFLALSALAGVLGLV; encoded by the coding sequence ATGACGCTCGTGCTCGCGCTTTTCCTCACCTTCGCCGCGCTCTCGCCGCTCGCGTTCGGCGGCGGCAACACCATCCTGCCGGAAATGCAGCGCCAGGTGGTGAGCGTGCATCACTGGCTTGCGTCGCGTGATTTCATTGCCCTCTACGCCCTGGCGCAGGCGGCGCCGGGGCCGAACATGCTGGTCGCGACGCTGATCGGCTGGCGGGTCGCCGGGCTCGGCGGCGCGCTTGCCGCAACGATCGGGCTTTGTCTTCCCTCCTCGCTGCTCACCTTCACCATCGCCGGTCTCTGGTGGCGGTTTCGCGAAGCACGCTGGCGGCACTGGGTTCAAGCAGCCCTGGTGCCGGTAACCGTCGGGCTGGTCGGCGCGGGTGCCGCGGTGATCGCGGCGGGGACGGCGCGCGGCCCGCTCGCAGCCCTGATCACCGCGCTCGTCACCGTCGCGACGCTCATGACGCGCTTCAACCCGCTCTGGTTTCTCGCCCTGAGCGCGCTCGCTGGCGTGCTCGGGCTGGTGTGA
- the rsfS gene encoding ribosome silencing factor → MPRPPSPTARRASASPRKAATLAKPAAKGKATGSATQAKPAAAGKPAPRRAPRPRRADIDLDRLSALITASLEDDKAEDIVTLDLAGRAAFAERMIIATGLADRQIEAMAAHLAEKLRAAGLKRVPVEGAGGADWVLLDAGDIIVHLFKPDARRLYNLEKMWGSDLDGPEVSLLP, encoded by the coding sequence ATTCCCCGCCCCCCATCCCCCACCGCCCGCCGCGCCAGCGCCAGCCCGCGCAAAGCCGCGACCCTCGCCAAGCCCGCCGCCAAAGGCAAAGCCACTGGAAGCGCAACGCAGGCCAAGCCTGCCGCCGCCGGCAAACCGGCGCCGCGCCGCGCGCCCCGGCCGCGCCGTGCCGACATCGATCTCGACCGGCTGAGCGCCCTCATTACCGCGAGCCTCGAGGACGACAAGGCGGAGGATATCGTCACCCTCGACCTCGCCGGCCGCGCCGCCTTCGCCGAACGGATGATCATCGCGACCGGCCTCGCCGACCGCCAGATCGAGGCGATGGCTGCCCATCTCGCCGAGAAGCTGCGCGCCGCCGGGCTGAAGCGGGTGCCGGTCGAGGGCGCCGGCGGCGCCGATTGGGTGTTGCTCGATGCCGGTGACATCATCGTCCATCTCTTCAAGCCGGACGCCCGCCGCCTTTATAATCTCGAAAAAATGTGGGGCAGCGATCTCGACGGACCGGAGGTCAGCCTGCTGCCGTGA
- a CDS encoding glutamate-5-semialdehyde dehydrogenase produces MSESRQRGGGGAGMDQIADDERSTPAASASAWLRAAGAAARAAARALAMSPLAARNAALDAAARALRAAETEILAANEADLAASASTGAFRDRLLLTPARLAAMAAGLVEIAAQPDPLGRVLAAWQRPNGLHFRRIATPIGVIGMIYESRPNVGADAAGLCVKSGNAVILRGGSESLRSARAIQAAIGAGLREAGLPEAAVQIAPDSDRAYVGAMLAGGGVIDLIIPRGGKALVERVQREARVPVLAHAEGLCHTYVHASADPAMARRIVANAKMRRPGVCGATETLLIDAAIAPTLLPLIVADLTALGCAFRADPKARAILPDLPAAGPEDFDTEWLAPILSVKVVEGMAEALAHIARHGSAHTEAIIAEDRAAADVFLAGIDSAVGLWNASTQFCDGGEFGFGGEIGIATGRIHARGPVGLEQLTSFRYLVEGSGQIRP; encoded by the coding sequence ATGAGCGAAAGCCGCCAGCGCGGCGGGGGAGGGGCAGGGATGGATCAAATCGCCGATGACGAGCGCAGCACGCCGGCCGCTTCTGCCTCGGCCTGGCTCCGCGCGGCTGGCGCTGCCGCGCGGGCGGCGGCGCGGGCGCTCGCGATGAGCCCGCTTGCCGCTCGTAATGCGGCGCTCGACGCCGCCGCCAGGGCATTGCGGGCGGCGGAGACCGAGATTCTCGCCGCCAACGAGGCCGATCTCGCGGCCTCGGCCAGCACCGGCGCCTTTCGTGACCGGTTGCTCCTGACCCCGGCGCGGCTCGCGGCGATGGCGGCGGGGCTTGTGGAGATCGCAGCGCAGCCCGACCCGCTCGGCCGCGTGCTCGCCGCATGGCAGCGGCCGAACGGGCTCCACTTCCGGCGCATCGCAACCCCGATCGGCGTCATCGGCATGATCTATGAGAGCAGGCCCAATGTCGGGGCGGACGCCGCTGGCCTGTGCGTAAAATCGGGCAATGCGGTGATCCTGCGCGGCGGCTCGGAGAGTTTGCGGAGCGCGCGCGCGATCCAGGCGGCGATCGGTGCGGGTCTGCGCGAAGCCGGGCTGCCGGAGGCGGCGGTGCAGATCGCGCCGGATTCCGACCGCGCCTATGTCGGCGCGATGCTTGCCGGCGGCGGCGTCATCGACCTCATCATCCCGCGCGGCGGCAAGGCCCTGGTCGAGCGGGTGCAGCGCGAGGCGCGGGTGCCGGTGCTCGCCCATGCCGAAGGGCTTTGTCACACCTATGTCCATGCCAGCGCCGATCCCGCCATGGCGCGCCGCATCGTCGCCAATGCCAAAATGCGCCGCCCTGGCGTCTGCGGCGCGACCGAGACGCTGCTCATCGACGCCGCCATCGCGCCGACGCTGCTGCCGCTGATCGTGGCTGACTTGACCGCCCTTGGCTGCGCGTTCCGCGCCGATCCCAAGGCGCGGGCGATCCTCCCCGACCTGCCCGCGGCCGGACCAGAGGATTTCGATACCGAGTGGCTGGCGCCCATTCTCTCGGTCAAAGTGGTGGAGGGGATGGCCGAGGCGCTCGCCCACATCGCCCGCCATGGCAGCGCGCACACCGAGGCGATCATCGCCGAGGACCGTGCGGCGGCGGATGTTTTCCTCGCCGGCATCGATAGCGCGGTCGGGCTTTGGAATGCGTCCACGCAGTTCTGCGATGGCGGCGAATTCGGCTTCGGCGGCGAGATCGGCATCGCGACCGGGCGCATCCATGCCCGCGGCCCGGTCGGGCTCGAACAGCTCACCAGCTTTCGCTATCTCGTTGAGGGCAGTGGCCAGATCCGCCCCTGA
- the proB gene encoding glutamate 5-kinase — translation MSGTPRLSDARRLVVKIGSALVVDAARAAPRAAWLAALVEDIAALRANGTEVIVVSSGAIALARRSLGLAARRLRLEEKQAAAAVGQIRLASAWSAALAAHDIIAAQLLLTLGDTEDRRRYLNARATLATLLKLRAVPVINENDTVATAEIRFGDNDRLAARVAEMVGADQLILLSDIDGLYTADPRLEATARHLPVVAAITPEIEAMGGAPPPGYSSGGMRTKLVAARIATGAGCAMAIAPGEAPHPLRALAEGGRCTWFLPAPEGRSARKRWLLGSLQPLGSVTIDAGAARALAAGRSLLPAGVTAIEGRFERGDPVLVRDAEGRVLARGLSAYASEDAARIIGHRSAAIAEILGWRGRDELIHRDDLALV, via the coding sequence GTGAGCGGCACCCCACGGCTCTCGGACGCGCGCCGGCTCGTCGTCAAGATCGGCAGCGCGCTCGTCGTCGACGCTGCCCGCGCCGCCCCGCGCGCCGCCTGGCTCGCGGCCCTGGTCGAGGATATCGCCGCCCTCAGAGCCAATGGCACCGAGGTGATCGTGGTCTCCTCCGGCGCGATCGCGCTGGCGCGCCGCAGCCTTGGGCTGGCGGCACGGCGGCTGCGGCTCGAGGAGAAGCAGGCCGCGGCGGCGGTCGGCCAGATCCGCCTCGCCAGCGCCTGGAGCGCTGCCCTCGCCGCGCACGACATCATCGCCGCGCAATTGCTGCTCACCCTCGGCGATACCGAAGACCGGCGCCGCTATCTCAACGCGCGGGCAACGCTCGCGACGCTCCTCAAGCTGCGCGCGGTGCCGGTGATCAACGAGAACGACACCGTCGCGACGGCGGAGATCCGCTTCGGCGACAATGACCGCCTCGCCGCGCGGGTCGCCGAGATGGTTGGCGCCGACCAACTCATCCTGCTCTCCGACATCGATGGACTCTATACCGCCGACCCGCGGCTTGAGGCGACGGCGCGGCATCTGCCAGTGGTTGCGGCGATCACCCCCGAGATCGAGGCGATGGGCGGCGCGCCACCGCCGGGCTATTCCTCGGGCGGGATGCGCACCAAGCTCGTCGCCGCGCGGATTGCGACCGGCGCCGGCTGCGCCATGGCGATCGCGCCGGGCGAGGCGCCGCATCCCTTGCGTGCGCTCGCCGAGGGAGGGCGCTGCACCTGGTTCCTGCCGGCGCCGGAGGGGCGTTCGGCGCGGAAACGCTGGCTCCTCGGCAGCTTGCAGCCGCTGGGGAGTGTGACCATCGATGCCGGCGCGGCGCGCGCGCTCGCCGCCGGGCGCTCGCTCCTCCCCGCTGGGGTCACCGCGATTGAAGGGCGGTTCGAGCGCGGCGATCCGGTCCTGGTGCGCGACGCCGAGGGGCGCGTGCTGGCGCGCGGCTTGTCCGCCTATGCGAGCGAGGATGCGGCGCGCATCATCGGCCATCGCTCGGCGGCGATCGCCGAGATTCTCGGCTGGCGTGGCCGCGATGAGCTTATCCATCGCGACGATTTGGCGCTAGTATGA
- the obgE gene encoding GTPase ObgE, which yields MKFLDQAKIYLRSGDGGDGVVAFRREKYIEFGGPDGGNGGRGGDIVFVAVANLNTLIDFRYTQHFRARKGGNGAGADRTGANARAVEIAVPVGTQIFDEDRETLLADLDQPGQRLVLLRGGDGGFGNAHYKSSTNRAPRRADKGFAGEERWVWLRLKLIADAGLVGLPNAGKSTFLAAASAAKPKIADYPFTTLTPGLGMVRLGATEEFVLADIPGLIEGAHAGAGLGDRFLGHVERCAVLVHLIDGAAGDVVRAWRTVRAELTAYGAGLAEKPEIVVLTKADAMSAREAAARRAALARATGAPVALISAVSGAGVAALLRTIKDHIDEARR from the coding sequence ATGAAATTCCTCGATCAAGCCAAGATTTATCTCCGCTCGGGTGACGGCGGGGACGGTGTCGTCGCCTTCCGGCGCGAGAAATACATCGAATTCGGCGGCCCCGACGGCGGCAATGGCGGGCGCGGCGGCGATATCGTGTTCGTGGCTGTGGCCAACCTCAACACCCTGATCGATTTTCGCTACACGCAGCATTTCCGCGCGAGGAAGGGCGGCAACGGCGCCGGCGCCGACCGCACCGGCGCCAATGCCCGCGCGGTCGAGATCGCGGTGCCGGTGGGGACGCAGATTTTCGACGAAGATCGCGAGACCCTCCTCGCCGATCTCGACCAGCCCGGCCAGCGCCTGGTCTTGCTGCGGGGCGGCGATGGCGGGTTCGGCAATGCGCATTACAAATCGAGCACCAACCGCGCGCCCCGCCGCGCCGACAAGGGGTTTGCCGGCGAGGAACGCTGGGTCTGGCTGCGGCTCAAGCTGATCGCCGATGCCGGCCTCGTCGGCCTCCCCAATGCCGGCAAATCGACCTTTCTTGCCGCCGCTTCGGCAGCAAAGCCGAAAATCGCCGATTATCCCTTCACCACCCTCACCCCCGGCCTCGGCATGGTGCGGCTCGGCGCGACCGAGGAATTCGTGCTCGCCGACATCCCCGGCCTGATCGAAGGCGCGCATGCGGGAGCGGGGCTTGGCGACCGGTTTCTCGGCCATGTCGAGCGCTGCGCGGTCTTGGTTCACCTCATCGATGGCGCCGCCGGCGACGTGGTGCGCGCCTGGCGCACGGTGCGCGCGGAATTGACCGCCTACGGCGCCGGGCTCGCCGAGAAGCCCGAGATCGTGGTCCTCACCAAGGCCGATGCGATGAGTGCGCGTGAGGCGGCAGCACGCCGCGCCGCTCTTGCCCGCGCAACGGGTGCCCCGGTCGCGCTGATCTCGGCGGTGAGCGGGGCGGGGGTCGCCGCTCTGCTGCGCACGATCAAGGACCACATCGACGAGGCGCGGCGGTGA
- the rpmA gene encoding 50S ribosomal protein L27, translating to MAHKKAGGSSRNGRDTEGRRLGVKKFGDQEVRAGNIIIRQRGTKVRPGRNVGLGRDHTIFALVDGRVCFERKAGARVYVSVTKPPVAAE from the coding sequence ATGGCCCACAAGAAAGCCGGCGGCTCCTCGCGCAACGGGCGCGACACCGAAGGCCGTCGCCTCGGCGTCAAGAAATTCGGCGACCAGGAAGTCCGCGCCGGCAACATCATCATCCGCCAGCGTGGCACCAAGGTCCGTCCCGGCCGCAATGTCGGGCTCGGGCGCGACCACACGATTTTCGCCCTGGTCGATGGAAGGGTCTGCTTTGAGCGCAAAGCCGGGGCGCGGGTTTATGTCTCCGTCACCAAGCCGCCGGTCGCGGCTGAATAA
- the rplU gene encoding 50S ribosomal protein L21: MFAVIRTGGKQYRVTPHAVLKVEKLPAAEGDEVTFTDVLAVGGEGALTLGSPTVAGARVTARVIAQERAEKVIIFKKRRRQNSRRKNGHRQHLTVLRVQDISAA; this comes from the coding sequence ATGTTCGCAGTCATCCGCACCGGCGGCAAGCAATATCGCGTGACGCCCCATGCCGTGCTCAAGGTCGAGAAGCTCCCGGCCGCCGAGGGCGATGAGGTCACGTTCACCGATGTCCTCGCCGTCGGCGGGGAGGGGGCGCTGACCCTCGGCAGCCCGACCGTGGCCGGCGCGCGGGTGACGGCGCGGGTAATCGCGCAGGAGCGGGCGGAGAAGGTGATCATCTTCAAGAAGCGTCGCCGCCAGAACAGCCGGCGCAAGAACGGCCATCGCCAGCACCTCACCGTGCTGCGTGTGCAAGACATCAGCGCCGCCTGA
- a CDS encoding polysaccharide deacetylase family protein — MIPRERAPYSAIVDRPPLRLPGDARIVVWTIVNLEVWDIGRPMARQILPAPTGQVLLPDVPNWSWHEYGMRVGVWRFFRLFKALGIRPTLSINARVCEDYPRVAAEARDAGWEFMGHAWDQIPIHKIEDQAAMIRKSLDTIEAFTGTRPVGWLGPGLTETADTPDLLAEAGIRYIGDWVYDDEPTEIETRAGKLVTLPYTVELNDIPTMIVQHHESPYWQRRCEDSFDRLYAEGAERPKFMAIAIHPYISGQPHRIRYLEAVYAHINRHPGVLHWHGRDILDWWESGARKPLTEPGPSL, encoded by the coding sequence ATGATCCCGCGTGAGCGCGCCCCCTATTCGGCGATCGTCGACCGCCCGCCGCTCCGGCTGCCTGGCGATGCGCGAATCGTCGTCTGGACCATCGTCAATCTCGAGGTCTGGGACATCGGCCGGCCGATGGCACGCCAGATTCTGCCGGCGCCGACCGGGCAGGTGTTGCTCCCCGATGTCCCCAACTGGTCTTGGCACGAATACGGCATGCGGGTCGGCGTCTGGCGTTTCTTTCGTCTCTTCAAGGCACTCGGCATCCGTCCGACGCTCTCGATCAATGCCCGTGTCTGTGAGGATTATCCCCGCGTCGCGGCGGAAGCGCGCGATGCCGGCTGGGAATTCATGGGCCATGCCTGGGATCAGATCCCGATCCACAAGATCGAGGATCAGGCGGCGATGATCCGCAAAAGCCTCGATACGATCGAAGCCTTCACCGGCACCCGCCCGGTCGGCTGGCTCGGCCCGGGTCTGACCGAAACCGCGGACACGCCCGATCTCCTCGCCGAAGCCGGCATCCGCTATATCGGCGACTGGGTCTATGACGACGAGCCGACCGAGATCGAAACCCGCGCCGGCAAGCTGGTCACGCTACCCTATACGGTGGAATTGAACGACATCCCGACGATGATCGTCCAGCACCATGAATCCCCCTACTGGCAGAGGCGCTGTGAGGATAGTTTCGACCGTCTTTACGCCGAAGGCGCCGAGCGCCCGAAATTCATGGCGATCGCGATCCACCCCTATATCTCCGGCCAGCCGCATCGCATTCGCTATCTCGAAGCGGTTTACGCCCATATCAATCGCCATCCCGGCGTTCTCCATTGGCACGGCCGCGATATCCTCGACTGGTGGGAGTCCGGCGCGCGGAAGCCATTGACAGAGCCCGGCCCGTCGCTATAA
- a CDS encoding amidohydrolase family protein, whose amino-acid sequence MISQPLGRRAALGMLAGTAAAGAAGAGEAIAVPWSAGSERPTLIAPPGAADCHHHIYDHHFPADPAASLHPGDATVADYRLLQRRLGTTRNVVVQPSTYGTDNRCMLAALAAFGATARGIAVVHPDIPLAELRRMNEAGVRGIRFNLVQAGATTIEMVEPLSRRIHELGWHVQIHMKGPQIVEAAEIFRRLPTPVVFDHLARIPEPEGVNSPAFATLRALLDRGHVWVKLSGAYQDSRIGPPRYADITPLARAYVKAAPERLVWGSDWPHPTEKVKPDDAVLFDLLADWAPEAATRTQILVKNPEILYGFS is encoded by the coding sequence ATGATATCACAGCCGCTTGGCCGGCGTGCGGCGCTCGGGATGCTCGCCGGCACGGCGGCCGCGGGCGCGGCGGGCGCGGGCGAGGCGATCGCCGTGCCGTGGTCGGCCGGCAGCGAGCGCCCAACGCTCATCGCCCCGCCCGGCGCCGCCGATTGTCATCATCATATCTACGACCATCATTTCCCCGCCGACCCTGCCGCCAGCCTCCACCCCGGCGATGCGACGGTCGCCGATTACCGCCTGCTGCAGCGCCGCCTCGGCACCACCCGCAACGTCGTCGTGCAACCCTCAACCTATGGCACCGATAATCGCTGCATGCTCGCGGCCCTTGCCGCCTTCGGCGCCACCGCGCGCGGCATCGCCGTCGTCCATCCCGATATCCCGCTCGCCGAACTTCGGCGTATGAATGAAGCCGGGGTGCGCGGCATCCGCTTCAACCTCGTGCAGGCCGGCGCGACGACGATCGAGATGGTCGAACCCTTGTCGCGGCGCATCCATGAACTCGGCTGGCATGTGCAAATTCATATGAAAGGGCCGCAGATCGTCGAGGCCGCCGAGATTTTCCGGCGTCTGCCGACCCCGGTGGTGTTCGATCATCTCGCCCGCATCCCCGAGCCCGAGGGCGTGAACAGCCCGGCTTTCGCGACGCTGCGCGCACTCCTCGATCGCGGCCATGTCTGGGTGAAGCTCTCCGGCGCCTATCAGGACAGCCGCATCGGCCCGCCGCGCTATGCCGATATCACCCCGCTTGCCCGCGCCTATGTCAAAGCGGCGCCGGAGCGCCTGGTTTGGGGCTCTGACTGGCCGCACCCGACCGAGAAAGTCAAACCGGATGACGCGGTTCTGTTCGATCTCCTCGCCGACTGGGCGCCGGAGGCCGCGACCCGGACCCAAATCCTGGTCAAAAACCCGGAAATCCTCTACGGTTTTTCCTGA
- a CDS encoding 5-methyltetrahydropteroyltriglutamate--homocysteine S-methyltransferase, whose product MSLARPRPPFRADHVGSLLRPPRLRAARAAHAAGRLGAGALRAIEDEEIIAAIAKQEAIGLRAATDGEFRRAYWHFDFLAGLDGVEMYEPEQKVAFKGATLPHALRVTDRITWRRPVMIEDFRFTAEHVGRAVAKQTIPSPSVLHFRGGRQAIDRAVYPELDGFFADLGTAYQDAVTAFAAAGCRYLQLDEVNIAYLCDPEQIEGLKRRGEHVEGLLEIYADLINRAIAGRPREMVVSMHLCRGNFRSTWIASGGYEPVAEVLFNRIDVDAYFMEYDSERAGGFAPLRFVPRGDKIVVLGLVTSKSGALESKDDLKRRIEEATRYLPLEQLALSPQCGFASTEEGNLLTEAEQWAKLELCVAVAEEVWGGL is encoded by the coding sequence ATGTCGCTTGCCCGGCCGCGCCCACCCTTTCGTGCCGATCACGTGGGAAGCCTGCTTCGCCCGCCACGTTTGCGCGCCGCGCGCGCCGCCCATGCCGCGGGGCGGCTCGGCGCTGGCGCCTTGCGGGCGATCGAGGACGAGGAAATCATCGCCGCGATCGCAAAGCAGGAAGCGATTGGCCTGCGCGCCGCAACCGACGGCGAATTCCGCCGCGCTTACTGGCATTTCGATTTCCTCGCCGGTCTTGACGGCGTCGAGATGTATGAGCCCGAGCAGAAAGTGGCGTTCAAGGGGGCGACCCTGCCGCATGCGCTGCGCGTCACCGACCGCATCACGTGGCGGCGGCCGGTGATGATCGAGGATTTTCGTTTCACCGCCGAGCATGTTGGGCGCGCCGTCGCGAAACAGACCATTCCCTCGCCGAGCGTGCTGCATTTTCGCGGCGGTCGGCAGGCGATCGACCGCGCCGTCTATCCCGAACTCGATGGCTTCTTCGCCGATCTCGGCACCGCCTATCAGGACGCGGTCACCGCCTTCGCCGCCGCCGGCTGCCGCTATCTTCAGCTCGACGAGGTCAATATCGCCTATCTCTGTGATCCCGAGCAGATCGAGGGGTTGAAGCGCCGGGGCGAGCATGTCGAGGGGCTGCTCGAAATCTACGCCGATCTCATCAACCGCGCGATCGCGGGCCGACCACGGGAGATGGTGGTCAGCATGCATCTCTGCCGCGGCAATTTCCGCTCGACCTGGATCGCCTCCGGCGGCTATGAGCCGGTCGCCGAGGTGCTGTTCAATCGCATCGATGTCGATGCCTACTTCATGGAATATGACAGCGAACGCGCCGGCGGCTTCGCGCCGCTCCGCTTCGTCCCGAGGGGCGATAAAATCGTCGTCCTCGGCCTCGTCACCAGCAAGAGCGGCGCTTTGGAGAGCAAGGACGATCTCAAGCGGCGAATCGAGGAAGCCACCCGCTATCTCCCGCTCGAACAGCTCGCGCTCTCGCCGCAATGCGGCTTCGCCTCGACCGAGGAGGGCAATCTCCTCACCGAGGCGGAGCAATGGGCGAAGCTGGAGCTTTGTGTCGCGGTGGCCGAAGAGGTCTGGGGCGGCCTGTGA
- a CDS encoding MMPL family transporter — protein MLAHLLVGAVDLGRRHALLITALALALAALAGGFAVRHLGVDTDTDHMFAESLPWRQNEIAFARAFPTLADPLVVVIDAATPEEADATAAALAAALAADPAHFRSVKRPDASPYFAREGLLFLDTATLGPLLDQIVDAQPFLGQLAADPSARGLFSALALIGVGVAAGEADLAPYLPALESFDATLAASADGHPTPLSWQRLIGGGKLADLAGRYRFVLVQPVLDHAALAPGKAASDALRTIAARLPFVAAGRAHVRLTGEVALDDEEFSSLAQGMLIDTIGSLALITLWLVLAVRGPRLILPILATLGLGLALTSGFAALAVGTLNLVSLAFAILFVGIAVDFAIQFTVRFREAHHDIPEPGAALAATARVAGGPILIAAAATAAGFYAFVPTAFAGVAELGLIAGSGMLIAFFCTILFLPAFLTLARPRGEPAPVGFSTFDALERRLDRIRGPVLTAFAALALLGLFLLPHLRFDSDPLHTKNPHGEAMRTLHDLMDDPLTNPTSIDILTPDADAADQLAAKLDHVPEVADVLTLDRFVPTDQPKKLALIEDAASLLATTLAPREAAPVTADQIRLAIATARSGLAPALAKLPPDHPLARINADLARLADAPDDRILAMNAALTQFLPEELARLRAALAAKPVTRADLPPEIIEDWRAQDGRVRVEALATPAGHDSAGLAAFVAAVRALAPTAGGMAVIIVETSKTIVTAFTHAMIGALAAIAVILLAALRRPRDAALVLAPLLLSALLTVVGIRLAGITLNFANIIALPLLLGVGVSFNIYFVMNWRAGASRFLGTATARAILFSAATTGTAFGSLALSHHPGTASLGALLLLSLTATLIATLVFEPLMLAITRR, from the coding sequence ATGCTCGCACACCTGCTGGTCGGCGCGGTCGATCTCGGCCGCCGCCATGCCTTGCTGATCACCGCCCTCGCGCTCGCGCTCGCGGCGCTTGCCGGCGGCTTTGCCGTGCGCCATCTCGGCGTCGATACCGATACCGACCATATGTTCGCGGAAAGCCTCCCCTGGCGGCAGAACGAAATCGCTTTCGCCCGCGCTTTCCCGACCCTCGCCGACCCGCTGGTGGTGGTGATCGATGCCGCGACCCCGGAGGAAGCGGACGCGACGGCGGCGGCGCTGGCGGCCGCCCTCGCCGCCGATCCCGCTCATTTCCGGTCCGTGAAGCGCCCCGACGCGTCGCCCTATTTCGCGCGGGAAGGGCTGCTTTTTCTCGACACCGCGACGCTCGGCCCACTGCTTGACCAGATCGTCGATGCCCAGCCCTTTCTCGGCCAGCTCGCGGCCGACCCCTCGGCGCGGGGGCTGTTTTCGGCGCTGGCCCTGATCGGCGTCGGCGTCGCTGCGGGCGAGGCCGATCTCGCCCCCTATCTGCCAGCGCTCGAGAGCTTCGATGCGACGCTGGCCGCCAGCGCCGATGGCCATCCGACGCCGCTTTCCTGGCAGCGCCTGATCGGCGGCGGCAAGCTCGCCGATCTCGCCGGGCGCTATCGCTTCGTGCTCGTCCAGCCGGTGCTCGATCACGCGGCGCTGGCGCCCGGCAAGGCGGCGAGTGACGCGCTTCGCACCATTGCCGCGCGGCTCCCCTTCGTCGCCGCGGGCCGCGCCCATGTCCGGCTTACCGGCGAGGTCGCCCTCGATGACGAGGAATTTTCCTCCCTTGCCCAGGGTATGCTGATCGACACGATCGGGAGCCTCGCGTTGATCACGCTCTGGCTCGTGCTCGCGGTGCGCGGCCCTCGCCTCATTCTGCCGATTCTCGCGACCCTCGGGCTTGGACTCGCGCTCACCAGCGGGTTCGCGGCGCTTGCGGTCGGCACGCTCAATCTCGTCTCGCTCGCCTTCGCCATTCTGTTCGTCGGCATCGCGGTCGATTTCGCGATCCAGTTCACGGTGCGCTTTCGCGAGGCGCATCATGACATTCCCGAGCCCGGCGCGGCTCTCGCGGCAACGGCGCGGGTCGCCGGCGGGCCGATCCTGATCGCCGCGGCGGCGACTGCGGCGGGGTTTTACGCGTTCGTTCCCACCGCGTTCGCGGGTGTCGCCGAACTCGGCCTCATCGCCGGCAGCGGCATGCTCATCGCGTTTTTCTGCACGATTTTATTCCTGCCGGCGTTTCTGACGCTTGCGCGGCCGCGCGGCGAGCCGGCGCCGGTCGGGTTTTCGACCTTTGATGCGCTGGAGCGCCGGCTTGATCGCATCAGGGGGCCAGTTCTCACCGCATTTGCGGCGCTCGCGCTGCTTGGCCTCTTTCTTCTCCCCCATCTCCGCTTCGACTCCGACCCGCTGCACACCAAGAACCCGCACGGCGAGGCGATGCGCACCCTCCATGACTTGATGGACGATCCGCTGACCAACCCGACCAGCATCGACATTCTGACGCCGGACGCCGACGCCGCGGACCAGCTCGCGGCCAAGCTCGACCATGTGCCGGAGGTCGCCGATGTTCTCACGCTCGACCGTTTCGTGCCCACCGATCAGCCGAAAAAACTCGCTTTGATCGAGGATGCCGCGAGCCTGCTCGCAACCACGCTTGCCCCGCGCGAGGCCGCGCCGGTGACCGCCGATCAAATCCGGCTTGCGATCGCAACGGCGCGGAGCGGCCTTGCGCCGGCGCTGGCGAAACTGCCGCCGGACCATCCGCTGGCGCGGATCAATGCCGATCTTGCCCGTCTCGCTGACGCACCGGACGACCGGATCCTCGCGATGAACGCGGCTTTGACGCAATTTCTGCCCGAGGAGCTGGCGCGTCTTCGCGCGGCACTCGCGGCGAAACCGGTCACCCGCGCCGATCTGCCGCCCGAGATCATCGAGGATTGGCGCGCCCAAGATGGCCGGGTGCGGGTTGAGGCCCTGGCAACGCCAGCGGGGCATGACAGCGCCGGGCTCGCCGCGTTCGTTGCCGCGGTTCGCGCCCTCGCCCCCACCGCCGGCGGCATGGCGGTGATCATCGTCGAAACCAGCAAGACCATCGTCACCGCGTTCACGCACGCGATGATCGGAGCGCTCGCCGCGATCGCGGTGATTTTGCTCGCGGCGCTGCGCCGGCCGCGTGACGCGGCGCTGGTGCTGGCGCCGTTGCTGCTTTCAGCCCTGCTCACCGTGGTCGGAATCAGGCTTGCGGGGATCACCCTCAATTTCGCCAATATCATCGCGCTCCCCCTGCTGCTCGGGGTCGGGGTCTCGTTCAATATCTATTTCGTGATGAACTGGCGGGCGGGGGCGAGCCGTTTTCTCGGCACCGCGACGGCCCGCGCCATCCTGTTTTCGGCGGCCACCACCGGCACCGCCTTCGGCTCGCTCGCGCTCTCCCACCATCCCGGCACCGCGAGCCTCGGCGCCTTGCTGCTCCTCAGCCTCACCGCGACCCTGATCGCGACCTTGGTGTTCGAGCCACTGATGCTCGCGATAACCCGCCGTTAG